The following are from one region of the Microbacterium paraoxydans genome:
- a CDS encoding copper resistance CopC family protein, whose product MKTTALRRPAAPIALAATLLAAFLVLLSPLSASAHDALVSSSPAADSSVETLPAELTLTFSAKLIDGEGATELTVTDPAGESVIDGAPTVDGAIVTQPLTGSGPAGEYRVVWKVVSSDGHPTSGEFSFTVTVGDEGAATGEPTTAPPTAAPTTEQTTTPETTATTAPDAGDDAGAASTWIWVLVILGVLAALSVVVWLIVRRPRGPAPTDSDAPSER is encoded by the coding sequence GTGAAGACCACAGCTCTGCGCCGCCCGGCGGCCCCGATCGCCCTCGCGGCCACCCTCCTCGCCGCGTTCCTCGTCCTCCTCTCCCCGCTGTCGGCTTCGGCCCACGACGCCCTCGTGTCGTCGTCGCCCGCGGCGGACAGCAGCGTGGAGACGCTGCCCGCGGAGCTGACCCTCACCTTCAGCGCCAAGCTCATCGACGGCGAAGGAGCGACGGAGCTCACCGTCACCGATCCGGCCGGCGAATCCGTGATCGACGGCGCCCCGACGGTCGACGGGGCGATCGTGACCCAGCCCCTGACCGGCTCGGGGCCCGCCGGCGAGTATCGCGTCGTCTGGAAGGTCGTCTCGAGCGACGGCCACCCCACGTCCGGCGAGTTCTCCTTCACCGTCACCGTCGGTGACGAGGGTGCCGCGACGGGCGAGCCCACCACCGCTCCCCCGACCGCGGCGCCGACGACGGAGCAGACCACCACGCCCGAGACGACCGCGACGACGGCACCGGACGCGGGAGACGACGCCGGAGCCGCTTCGACATGGATCTGGGTCCTGGTGATCCTCGGCGTGCTCGCCGCGCTGAGTGTGGTCGTCTGGCTCATCGTGCGCCGTCCTCGGGGACCGGCTCCCACCGATTCCGACGCCCCCTCGGAGCGATAG
- a CDS encoding MinD/ParA family ATP-binding protein codes for MTAKNNADPEDSPLGVLDDAASVDTAGIGILGGTAQVRVTLPAEEDDDLADDGVVEGEVGIDLVVDDLTLPAAPKPVLDPPRTDDVIDAVVVEEPAPMADAAPARVAEEEAAALFLAKAGADRAESPAAKPARAPQPPVQKETTMPASDDKPVASAPTRPGPRTDVTLTAKRLDELGESARESADLLTTDRLLDPHRMAKPEPEGGWSHLLYTLSGRRLNIGDGRRARERKELTARIAAPLAGGARFVPVLSRKGGVGKTTVTALLGMALADAREDRVIAVDANPDRGTLADRVQRAAHGKSVRDLVRIRDDVRGYHDVSAIVARDATRLDVLASDADPRVAEAFSDDDYRDVADVAAHYYSLVLTDTGTGIVHSVMSATLDLADQIVIVSGLSVDEARLASETLTWLETNGYAQQARDAIVVLNQSTPGTPLVRLGELQAHFASRARSVVRVPYDPQIAAGGTIVFANLLPETRKAARELAALLVEGLRAKAA; via the coding sequence GTGACCGCGAAGAACAACGCCGATCCCGAGGACAGTCCGCTGGGGGTGCTCGACGACGCTGCGTCCGTCGACACCGCCGGCATCGGCATCCTCGGCGGGACCGCGCAGGTGCGGGTGACCCTGCCGGCGGAGGAGGACGACGACCTCGCCGACGACGGCGTGGTGGAGGGAGAGGTCGGCATCGACCTCGTCGTCGACGACCTCACGCTGCCCGCCGCGCCGAAGCCCGTCCTGGATCCGCCGCGCACCGACGACGTGATCGATGCGGTCGTGGTGGAGGAGCCCGCGCCGATGGCAGATGCCGCCCCGGCTCGGGTCGCCGAGGAGGAGGCTGCGGCTCTCTTCCTTGCGAAGGCCGGTGCCGACCGTGCAGAGAGCCCGGCGGCTAAGCCGGCGCGCGCCCCGCAGCCACCCGTGCAGAAGGAGACCACGATGCCCGCATCCGACGACAAGCCCGTCGCCTCCGCGCCCACGCGTCCGGGCCCGCGCACCGACGTGACGCTCACCGCGAAGCGCCTCGACGAGTTGGGGGAGTCCGCCCGCGAATCCGCGGACCTCCTCACCACCGATCGCCTCCTCGACCCGCATCGTATGGCCAAGCCGGAACCCGAGGGCGGGTGGAGCCATCTGCTCTACACGCTGTCCGGTCGGCGGCTGAACATCGGCGACGGGCGCCGTGCGCGCGAGCGCAAGGAGCTGACCGCGCGCATCGCGGCCCCGCTCGCTGGCGGCGCCCGCTTCGTGCCGGTGCTCTCCCGCAAGGGCGGCGTGGGCAAGACCACCGTCACGGCGCTCCTGGGCATGGCCCTCGCGGACGCGCGGGAGGACCGTGTCATCGCCGTGGACGCGAACCCCGATCGGGGAACTCTCGCCGACCGGGTGCAGCGCGCCGCGCACGGCAAGTCCGTGCGAGACCTGGTGCGCATCCGCGACGACGTGCGGGGCTACCACGACGTCTCCGCCATCGTCGCTCGGGATGCGACGCGCCTCGATGTGCTCGCATCGGACGCCGATCCCCGCGTCGCCGAGGCCTTCAGCGACGACGACTACCGCGATGTCGCCGATGTGGCCGCGCACTACTACTCGCTCGTGCTCACCGACACCGGCACCGGAATCGTCCACTCCGTGATGTCGGCCACCCTCGACCTCGCCGACCAGATCGTCATCGTCTCCGGCCTCAGCGTCGACGAGGCGCGACTGGCCTCCGAGACGCTCACGTGGCTGGAGACCAACGGGTACGCGCAGCAGGCGCGGGATGCGATCGTGGTGCTCAACCAGTCCACGCCCGGCACGCCGCTCGTGCGTCTCGGAGAGCTCCAGGCGCACTTCGCGTCGCGGGCCCGCAGCGTCGTGCGTGTGCCGTACGACCCGCAGATCGCCGCGGGCGGGACGATCGTCTTCGCGAACCTCCTCCCCGAGACGCGGAAGGCGGCACGCGAACTCGCGGCGCTCCTCGTCGAGGGTCTCCGGGCGAAGGCCGCCTGA
- a CDS encoding MerR family transcriptional regulator, translating to MNADELAGDPRFVTELLFTDGLPAMDDEVGYRGAVAARAAGITYRQLDYWARTELVEPTVRGANGSGSQRLYGFRDILVLKLVKSLLDTGISLQQIRTAVDELRRAGIRDLAGTTLMSDGASVYLCTSNDEVIDLVSRGQGVFGIAVGKVLREVESTLVAFDASAPDPVDELSARRAKRSA from the coding sequence ATGAATGCGGATGAGCTCGCAGGCGACCCGCGGTTCGTGACCGAACTCCTCTTCACCGACGGTCTGCCCGCGATGGACGACGAGGTCGGCTACCGCGGCGCCGTGGCGGCACGTGCGGCCGGCATCACGTACCGTCAGCTCGACTACTGGGCACGCACCGAGCTCGTCGAGCCCACGGTGCGCGGCGCGAACGGCTCCGGTTCGCAGCGCCTCTACGGGTTCCGCGACATCCTCGTCCTGAAGCTCGTGAAGAGCCTGCTCGACACCGGGATCTCCCTGCAGCAGATCCGCACCGCGGTGGACGAGCTCCGCCGCGCCGGTATCCGCGACCTCGCGGGGACGACCCTCATGAGCGACGGGGCTTCGGTCTACCTCTGCACGTCGAACGACGAGGTCATCGACCTGGTCAGCCGCGGTCAGGGTGTCTTCGGTATCGCGGTCGGCAAGGTCCTGCGCGAGGTGGAGTCGACGCTCGTCGCCTTCGACGCCTCCGCTCCCGACCCCGTCGACGAGCTCTCCGCCCGTCGCGCCAAGCGCTCCGCCTGA
- the lpdA gene encoding dihydrolipoyl dehydrogenase, with the protein MPHYDVVILGAGPGGYVAAVRSAQLGLSTAIIEEKYWGGVCLNVGCIPSKALLKNAEIAHTLNHKADFFGISGEFTIDYGKAFDRSRVVADGRVKGIHFLMKKNKVTEYDGRGTFTGPKAISVAKADGSTEEVTFDNAIIATGSKVRLLPGVQLSDNVVTYEEQILSRELPKSIVIVGAGAIGMEFAYVMTNYGVKVTIIEFLDRALPNEDADVSKEITKQYKNYGVDILTSTKVESVVDNGSSVTVSYTGKDGQQASIEADKVLMSVGFAPNVEGFGLDKTGVKLTERGAIDIDDHMRTNVEGIYAIGDVTAKLQLAHVAEAQGVVAAETIGGAETMTLGDYRMMPRATFCSPQVASFGLTEQQAKDEGREIKVATFPFMANGKAHGLGEPVGFVKLIADAEHLELIGAHMIGPDVSELLPELTLAQKWDLTALELARNVHTHPTLSEALQEGFHGLAGHMINF; encoded by the coding sequence ATGCCACATTACGACGTCGTCATCCTTGGTGCAGGTCCTGGCGGATACGTCGCTGCGGTTCGCAGCGCACAGCTCGGCCTGTCCACCGCGATCATCGAGGAGAAGTACTGGGGTGGTGTCTGCCTCAACGTCGGCTGCATCCCTTCCAAGGCGCTCCTGAAGAACGCGGAGATCGCGCACACCCTGAACCACAAGGCCGACTTCTTCGGGATCTCCGGAGAGTTCACGATCGACTACGGCAAGGCGTTCGACCGCAGCCGCGTCGTCGCGGACGGCCGGGTCAAGGGCATCCACTTCCTCATGAAGAAGAACAAGGTGACCGAGTACGACGGCCGCGGCACCTTCACCGGCCCGAAGGCCATCTCGGTCGCGAAGGCGGACGGCTCCACCGAGGAGGTCACGTTCGACAACGCGATCATCGCGACGGGATCGAAGGTCCGCCTGCTCCCCGGTGTGCAGCTCAGCGACAACGTCGTGACCTATGAGGAGCAGATCCTCTCCCGTGAGCTGCCGAAGTCCATCGTGATCGTCGGCGCCGGCGCCATCGGCATGGAGTTCGCCTACGTGATGACGAACTACGGCGTGAAGGTCACGATCATCGAGTTCCTCGACCGGGCCCTTCCCAACGAGGACGCCGACGTGTCGAAGGAGATCACGAAGCAGTACAAGAACTACGGCGTCGACATCCTCACCTCCACCAAGGTCGAGTCGGTCGTCGACAACGGTTCCTCCGTCACCGTCTCGTACACGGGCAAGGACGGCCAGCAGGCGTCGATCGAGGCCGACAAGGTGCTCATGTCGGTCGGGTTCGCCCCGAACGTCGAGGGTTTCGGACTCGACAAGACGGGTGTGAAGCTGACGGAGCGCGGTGCGATCGACATCGACGACCACATGCGCACGAACGTCGAGGGCATCTACGCCATCGGCGACGTCACCGCCAAGCTGCAGCTCGCGCACGTCGCCGAGGCGCAGGGTGTCGTCGCGGCCGAGACCATCGGCGGCGCCGAGACCATGACGCTGGGCGACTACCGCATGATGCCGCGCGCGACGTTCTGCTCGCCGCAGGTCGCCTCGTTCGGGCTCACCGAGCAGCAGGCCAAGGACGAGGGGCGTGAGATCAAGGTCGCGACCTTCCCGTTCATGGCCAACGGCAAGGCGCACGGCCTCGGCGAGCCGGTCGGCTTCGTCAAGCTCATCGCCGACGCCGAGCACCTCGAGCTCATCGGCGCGCACATGATCGGCCCCGACGTGTCGGAGCTGCTGCCCGAGCTGACCCTCGCGCAGAAGTGGGACCTCACGGCTCTCGAGCTGGCCCGCAACGTGCACACGCACCCGACGCTGTCTGAGGCGCTGCAGGAGGGCTTCCATGGCCTGGCCGGCCACATGATCAACTTCTGA
- a CDS encoding FHA domain-containing protein — MTDSDSRPAGEAAIHRSGEPRHDVTQTFGHDSDLSFVPFGVELTDVEQSAIAALPSGSALLLVRSGALAGARYLLDTDVTTVGRHPEADIFFDDVTVSRRHAEITRTGTTFEIIDQRSLNGTYVNGERVDRSPLADGSELRVGKFRLNFFASPLDRAANA, encoded by the coding sequence GTGACAGACAGCGACAGCCGACCGGCCGGTGAAGCCGCCATCCATCGCTCCGGCGAGCCGAGACACGATGTGACGCAGACGTTCGGACACGATTCCGATCTGTCGTTCGTCCCGTTCGGCGTGGAGTTGACCGATGTCGAGCAGTCGGCCATCGCGGCGCTGCCCTCGGGCTCGGCTCTGCTGCTCGTCCGTTCCGGAGCGCTCGCCGGTGCGCGGTATCTCCTCGACACCGACGTGACCACCGTCGGCCGCCACCCGGAGGCCGACATCTTCTTCGATGACGTCACGGTGTCCCGTCGTCACGCGGAGATCACCCGGACCGGGACGACGTTCGAGATCATCGACCAGCGCTCCCTCAACGGCACCTATGTGAACGGGGAGCGCGTGGACCGCAGCCCCCTGGCGGACGGCTCCGAGCTGCGCGTCGGCAAGTTCCGTCTGAACTTCTTCGCGTCCCCGCTCGACCGCGCGGCGAACGCCTGA
- the def gene encoding peptide deformylase gives MTVREIRIFGDPVLRTVCAAIEEIDDGVRALVTDLLETVELPGRAGVAAPQIGVALRAFSYNVDGEIGYVLNPVLTEVRGEPEPTGEGCLSVPGLWHDAQRHPWARVEGIDLDGQPVVLEGDGLLAQALQHETDHLDGKLFLSRLDPETRKIAMREVRESSWF, from the coding sequence ATGACGGTCCGAGAGATCCGCATCTTCGGCGACCCGGTCCTGCGGACCGTCTGCGCGGCCATCGAGGAGATCGACGACGGCGTGCGCGCCCTGGTCACCGATCTCCTGGAGACCGTCGAGCTCCCCGGTCGCGCCGGCGTTGCGGCCCCGCAGATCGGCGTCGCGCTCCGTGCCTTCAGCTACAACGTCGACGGCGAGATCGGGTACGTCCTCAACCCCGTGCTCACGGAGGTGCGCGGCGAGCCCGAGCCGACGGGGGAGGGCTGCCTCTCGGTGCCGGGACTCTGGCACGACGCGCAGCGCCACCCCTGGGCCCGGGTCGAGGGGATCGACCTCGACGGGCAGCCGGTGGTGCTCGAGGGGGACGGCTTGCTCGCGCAGGCCCTCCAGCACGAGACCGACCACCTCGACGGCAAGCTCTTCCTCTCCCGGCTCGACCCCGAGACCCGGAAGATCGCGATGCGCGAAGTTCGAGAGAGCTCCTGGTTCTAG
- the ftsR gene encoding transcriptional regulator FtsR, which yields MAATPARERSASAGLLSIGQVLARLTPEFPDLTSSKLRFLEVQGIVRPSRTESGYRKFSSADIERLRLGLTLQRDHYLPLSVIREQLDEAEASGETAALAPPPSIAPAPRRYRRDELLAAAGAGPQLLNDAISTGVITAQETYSDSTVALLRGLVALDRHGIEPRHLRSLRQGAEREVSLIESALSTLLRRTDAASRARANELAPELATRIDDVRTLFVKDALTRILS from the coding sequence ATGGCGGCAACTCCCGCCCGTGAACGCTCGGCGTCCGCGGGCCTGCTGAGTATCGGTCAGGTGCTCGCACGCCTCACTCCGGAGTTCCCCGACCTGACCTCCAGCAAGCTGCGGTTCCTCGAGGTGCAGGGCATCGTCCGGCCCTCCCGCACCGAGTCCGGCTACCGGAAGTTCTCCTCCGCCGATATCGAACGGCTCCGTCTGGGACTGACGCTGCAGCGGGATCACTACCTTCCGCTCAGCGTCATCCGCGAGCAGCTCGACGAGGCGGAGGCCTCGGGGGAGACGGCGGCGCTCGCGCCGCCGCCCTCGATCGCCCCGGCGCCGCGTCGTTATCGCCGTGACGAGCTGCTGGCTGCAGCAGGCGCGGGCCCGCAGCTGCTCAACGACGCCATCAGCACCGGGGTCATCACCGCGCAGGAGACCTACTCGGATTCCACCGTCGCGCTGCTCCGTGGGCTCGTCGCCCTCGACCGGCACGGCATCGAGCCGCGTCATCTCCGCTCCCTGCGACAGGGTGCGGAGCGTGAGGTCTCGCTCATCGAGTCGGCGCTCTCCACGCTGCTGCGCCGAACCGATGCCGCCTCGCGGGCGCGCGCCAACGAGCTCGCGCCGGAACTGGCCACACGGATCGACGACGTCCGGACCTTGTTCGTGAAGGACGCACTCACGCGGATCCTTTCGTAA
- a CDS encoding ParA family protein: MHVLSVSSLKGGVGKTTVTLGLASAAFARGVRTLVVDLDPQSDVSTGMDIQVAGRLNIADVLANPKEKTVRQAITSSGWAKVHPGTIDVLIGSPSAINFDGPHPSVRDVWKLEEALAAVEADYDLVLIDCAPSLNALTRTAWAASDRVMVVTEPGLFSVAAADRALRAIEEIRRGLSPRLQPLGIVVNRVRPQSIEHQFRIKELRDMFGPLVLSPQLPERTSLQQAQGAAKPLHIWPGDSAQELAADFDQLLDRIIRTGRIPVPETGPQS; encoded by the coding sequence GTGCACGTACTCAGCGTCAGCTCTCTCAAGGGGGGCGTCGGCAAGACGACCGTGACACTCGGGCTGGCCTCCGCGGCTTTCGCCCGGGGTGTCCGGACGCTCGTCGTCGACCTCGACCCGCAGTCCGACGTCTCCACCGGGATGGACATCCAGGTCGCGGGACGACTCAACATCGCCGATGTGCTGGCGAACCCGAAGGAGAAGACCGTCCGTCAGGCGATCACCTCCAGCGGCTGGGCCAAGGTCCACCCCGGCACGATCGACGTGCTGATCGGCAGTCCGTCCGCCATCAACTTCGACGGCCCGCACCCGAGCGTCCGCGATGTATGGAAGCTCGAGGAGGCGCTCGCAGCGGTCGAGGCGGACTACGACCTCGTGCTCATCGACTGCGCGCCCTCGCTGAACGCCCTCACCCGTACCGCGTGGGCGGCGAGCGACCGCGTCATGGTCGTCACCGAGCCCGGCCTCTTCTCCGTAGCGGCAGCAGACCGTGCCCTCCGTGCGATCGAGGAGATCCGCCGCGGCCTCTCCCCGCGCCTCCAGCCGCTGGGCATCGTGGTCAACCGCGTGCGCCCGCAGTCGATCGAGCACCAGTTCCGTATCAAGGAGCTGCGGGACATGTTCGGCCCTCTCGTCCTCTCGCCGCAACTGCCGGAGCGCACCTCTCTCCAGCAGGCGCAGGGCGCCGCGAAGCCGCTGCACATCTGGCCCGGCGACTCGGCGCAGGAACTCGCCGCAGACTTCGACCAGCTCCTCGACCGCATCATCCGCACGGGTCGGATCCCCGTCCCGGAGACCGGACCGCAGAGCTGA
- a CDS encoding pyruvate carboxylase — protein MFQKILVANRGEIAIRAFRAAVEVGARTVAVFPHEDRGSVHRLKADEAYEIGERGHPVRAYLDVDEIIRVATEAGADAIYPGYGFLSENPELAEKAAANGIVFIGPPAKVLEMAGNKVEAKRHAVEAGVPVLRSTEASDDVDALVAQAEEIGFPLFAKAVAGGGGRGMRRVETLGDLGPALAEAMREAGSAFGDPRMFLEQAVVRPRHIEVQILADKTGETVHLFERDCSVQRRHQKVVEIAPAPNLDDDVRQALHGYAVAFARSIGYENAGTVEFLLETAGERAGEVVFIEMNPRIQVEHTVTEEVTDVDLVQSQMRIAAGQTLAELGLQQENLHLRGAALQCRITTEDPTQGFRPDTGKITTYRSPGGAGIRLDGGTVHQGAQISPHFDSMLAKLTCRGRDFPAAVARARRALAEFRIRGVSTNIPFLQALLDDEAFIRGDVSTSFIDERPELLRGRASKDRGTKILNWLVDVTVNKPHGAHPGVIDPATKLPPIDLAVEPVPGSRQRLLEVGPEEFARGLRAQSALAITDTTFRDAHQSLLATRVRTKDLVAAAPYLARLTPELLSVEAWGGATYDVALRFLGEDPWERLDKLRAALPNVAIQMLLRGRNTVGYTPYPTAVTEAFVAEAAASGVDIFRIFDALNDVEQMRPAIEAVRATGTAVAEVALCYTGDLLDPAEGLYTLDYYLGLADQIVAAGAHILAIKDMAGLLRPAAAAKLVSALRERFDLPVHLHTHDTPGGQLATLLAASAAGVDAVDAASAPLSGTTSQPSLSSLVAALAHTERDSGISLAAVSDLEPYWEAVRRQYAPFESGLPGPTGRVYHHEIPGGQLSNLRQQAKALGLADDFELIEDMYAAADRILGRVPKVTPSSKVVGDLALHLAAVKADPADFEANPEKYDVPDSVVGFMAGELGDLPGGWPEPFRSKVLAGRSVRTGLTALTDQDEAELAGTSAQRRSRLNTLLFPAPTAEFTERREQYGDLSVLDTSDYLYGLVPGQEHLIEIDRGVQLYVGLEAIGEADDKGMRTVMTTLNGQLRPVFVRDRSISVDAHEVEKADTSVPGQVAAPFSGVVTLKAEVGATVRAGEPVASIEAMKMEAAITAPVDGVVERHAIAETQQVDAGDLLVVIRPAH, from the coding sequence ATGTTCCAGAAGATCCTTGTGGCGAATCGTGGCGAGATCGCGATCCGGGCATTCCGGGCAGCGGTCGAGGTGGGGGCGCGCACCGTCGCCGTCTTCCCGCACGAGGACCGCGGCTCGGTCCATCGGCTCAAGGCCGACGAGGCGTACGAGATCGGCGAGCGCGGGCACCCGGTCCGCGCCTACCTGGATGTCGACGAGATCATCCGCGTGGCCACCGAGGCCGGTGCCGACGCCATCTACCCCGGCTACGGCTTCCTCTCGGAGAACCCCGAGCTGGCGGAGAAGGCCGCGGCGAACGGCATCGTGTTCATCGGGCCGCCGGCGAAGGTCCTCGAGATGGCAGGCAACAAGGTGGAGGCGAAGCGCCACGCCGTCGAAGCGGGCGTCCCCGTGCTCCGGTCCACCGAGGCCTCGGACGACGTCGACGCCCTGGTCGCCCAGGCGGAGGAGATCGGGTTCCCCCTCTTCGCGAAGGCGGTGGCCGGGGGAGGCGGCCGTGGCATGCGGCGCGTCGAGACGCTCGGCGATCTCGGACCGGCCCTCGCCGAGGCCATGCGGGAAGCCGGCAGCGCCTTCGGCGACCCCCGGATGTTCCTCGAGCAGGCCGTCGTCCGGCCGCGGCACATCGAGGTGCAGATCCTCGCGGACAAGACCGGCGAGACGGTGCACCTGTTCGAGCGGGACTGCTCCGTGCAGCGGCGGCATCAGAAGGTCGTCGAGATCGCTCCCGCCCCCAACCTCGACGACGACGTGCGCCAGGCCCTGCACGGCTACGCCGTGGCCTTCGCCCGCTCCATCGGCTACGAGAACGCGGGGACCGTCGAGTTCCTGCTGGAGACGGCGGGGGAGCGTGCCGGCGAAGTCGTGTTCATCGAGATGAACCCGCGCATCCAGGTCGAGCACACGGTCACCGAGGAGGTGACCGACGTCGACCTCGTGCAGAGCCAGATGCGCATCGCCGCGGGGCAGACCCTCGCCGAGCTGGGACTGCAGCAGGAGAATCTGCACCTGCGCGGTGCCGCACTGCAGTGCCGCATCACCACGGAGGACCCGACGCAGGGCTTCCGTCCCGACACCGGGAAGATCACGACCTACCGCTCGCCCGGCGGCGCGGGGATCCGTCTCGATGGCGGCACCGTGCACCAGGGCGCCCAGATCAGCCCGCACTTCGACTCGATGCTGGCGAAGCTCACGTGCCGAGGACGCGACTTCCCGGCCGCCGTCGCCCGCGCGCGCCGTGCCCTCGCCGAGTTCCGCATCCGCGGTGTCTCCACGAACATCCCCTTCCTCCAGGCTCTGCTCGACGACGAGGCGTTCATCCGGGGCGACGTCAGCACGTCCTTCATCGACGAGCGCCCGGAGCTGCTCCGCGGACGCGCCTCGAAGGACCGCGGGACGAAGATCCTCAACTGGCTCGTCGACGTGACGGTGAACAAGCCGCACGGCGCGCACCCCGGCGTCATCGACCCCGCGACCAAGCTGCCGCCGATCGACCTGGCGGTCGAACCGGTGCCCGGATCCCGGCAGCGGCTGCTCGAGGTCGGTCCCGAGGAGTTCGCTCGCGGCCTGCGTGCGCAGAGCGCCCTCGCGATCACCGACACGACCTTCCGCGACGCGCACCAGTCGCTGCTCGCGACCCGGGTCCGCACGAAGGACCTCGTCGCCGCCGCTCCGTACCTCGCCCGGCTGACACCGGAGCTGCTGTCGGTCGAGGCCTGGGGCGGCGCCACCTACGACGTCGCGCTCCGCTTCCTGGGCGAGGACCCGTGGGAGCGACTGGACAAGCTGCGGGCGGCCCTCCCGAACGTCGCGATCCAGATGCTGCTGCGTGGCCGGAACACGGTCGGCTACACGCCGTACCCGACGGCGGTGACCGAGGCCTTCGTCGCGGAGGCGGCAGCGAGCGGCGTCGACATCTTCCGCATCTTCGACGCGCTCAACGACGTGGAGCAGATGCGCCCGGCGATCGAGGCGGTCCGCGCCACGGGGACCGCGGTCGCGGAGGTCGCGCTCTGCTACACCGGCGACCTGCTGGATCCGGCGGAAGGGCTCTACACCCTCGACTACTACCTCGGACTCGCGGATCAGATCGTCGCCGCGGGCGCGCACATCCTCGCGATCAAGGACATGGCGGGCCTGCTCCGTCCCGCCGCCGCCGCGAAGCTCGTTTCGGCGCTCCGTGAGCGCTTCGACCTGCCCGTGCACCTGCACACCCACGACACTCCGGGCGGACAGCTCGCGACCCTGCTCGCGGCCAGCGCCGCCGGCGTCGATGCGGTGGATGCCGCGTCGGCCCCGCTGTCCGGCACGACCAGTCAGCCGTCGCTGTCTTCGCTCGTGGCCGCGCTCGCCCACACGGAGCGGGACAGCGGGATCTCCCTCGCCGCGGTCTCCGACCTGGAACCGTACTGGGAGGCGGTGCGTCGCCAGTACGCGCCGTTCGAGTCCGGGCTGCCGGGACCCACCGGACGTGTGTACCACCACGAGATCCCCGGCGGACAGCTGTCGAACCTCCGGCAGCAGGCGAAGGCTCTCGGCCTCGCGGACGACTTCGAACTCATCGAGGACATGTACGCCGCAGCCGACCGCATCCTCGGACGCGTCCCGAAGGTCACCCCGTCGTCGAAGGTCGTGGGGGACCTCGCCCTGCACCTCGCCGCGGTGAAGGCCGATCCCGCCGACTTCGAGGCGAACCCCGAGAAGTACGATGTGCCGGACTCCGTGGTCGGGTTCATGGCCGGAGAGCTCGGCGACCTCCCCGGTGGCTGGCCCGAGCCCTTCCGCTCCAAGGTGCTCGCCGGCCGTTCCGTGCGAACCGGCCTCACGGCGCTGACGGACCAGGACGAGGCGGAGCTGGCGGGGACGAGCGCGCAGCGGCGCTCCCGCCTGAACACGCTGCTGTTCCCCGCGCCCACGGCCGAGTTCACGGAGCGGCGCGAGCAGTACGGCGATCTGTCCGTGCTCGACACGAGCGACTACCTCTACGGGCTGGTCCCCGGCCAGGAGCACCTCATCGAGATCGACCGTGGGGTGCAGCTCTACGTGGGTCTCGAAGCCATCGGCGAGGCGGACGACAAGGGCATGCGGACCGTCATGACGACCCTGAACGGTCAACTCCGGCCCGTGTTCGTGCGGGATCGTTCCATCTCCGTGGATGCACACGAGGTGGAGAAGGCGGACACGTCCGTTCCCGGCCAGGTGGCGGCGCCGTTCTCCGGAGTGGTCACCCTCAAGGCCGAGGTGGGGGCGACGGTGCGGGCCGGTGAGCCGGTCGCGTCGATCGAGGCGATGAAGATGGAGGCTGCCATCACCGCCCCCGTGGACGGGGTCGTCGAGCGGCACGCCATCGCCGAGACGCAGCAGGTGGACGCGGGTGATCTTTTGGTCGTGATCCGACCGGCGCACTAA